In a genomic window of Nothobranchius furzeri strain GRZ-AD chromosome 14, NfurGRZ-RIMD1, whole genome shotgun sequence:
- the sik1 gene encoding serine/threonine-protein kinase SIK1, producing MVIMTDTSRGAQPSPAQGRPLQVGFYEIIRTLGKGNFAVVKLAKHKVTKTQVAIKIIDKTRLNPSNLEKIYREVQIMKLLNHPHIIKLYQVMETKDMLYIVTEYARNGEMFDHLTSNGRMSEDEARKKFWQILTAVDYCHRHHIVHRDLKTENLLLDANMNIKLADFGFGNFYKAGEPLSTWCGSPPYAAPEVFEGKEYEGPQLDIWSLGVVLYVLVCGSLPFDGPSLPALRQRVTEGRFRIPFFMSQDCENLIRKMLVVDPAKRISVAQIKQHRWMLADPSAAQQTLSHSLTEYNSNLGDYSEPVLSIMNTLGIDRQRTIESLQSSSYNHFSAIYYLLLERVREHRTQQLSRQCGSWNQRPRSTSDSSGPEVIMESSESFKTTAFSVPSKNPPPVYTEVECDQGGLFQRVVFPVEASLNRLLWTRSISPNSLLETSISEEVRPRDLEEEEATQTLGPLLPPSTSRRHTLAEVSARFHQCNPPCIVVSPSDGASSDSCLKSSSSTAPSLQAAVGEMSTLLASGAAGGALQHAGVPLALSSHLLPPAQSSLPTASFQEGRRASDTSLTQGLKAFRQQLRKNTRTKGLLGLNKIKGLTRPVVPPPSCNRGSRGSLGPAFSEHRSMLEEVLHQQRMLQIQHQPQPQVQSTQTCPTQNPLLFLAQQQPSSSSPSSVFASSSMCDTPAPPALPPQQPPTALRHGPWHQTLETSFSGCSLSSSTCYSSSLSPVASTAYLLEARLHISQQPHPHPSYTGSQQQPHPAAQVPLPLPTKLSMWSRAPAPGAEPNMQELGLAGQQQLSSCVMVK from the exons ATGGTGATCATGACGGACACCAGCAGGGGCGCGCAGCCTTCTCCTGCCCAGGGGAGGCCACTGCAGGTCGGCTTCTATGAGATCATCCGCACCCTGGGGAAAGGAAACTTTGCAGTGGTGAAGCTGGCCAAACACAAAGTCACCAAAACGCAG GTGGCAATAAAGATTATAGATAAGACCAGGCTGAATCCCTCCAACCTGGAGAAGATTTACAGAGAGGTGCAGATCATGAAGCTGTTGAATCACCCTCACATAATCAAGCTCTATCAG gTCATGGAGACCAAAGACATGCTGTACATCGTGACGGAGTATGCAAGGAACGGAGAAATGTTTG ACCACCTGACCTCAAATGGCCGAATGAGCGAAGATGAGGCGCGGAAGAAGTTCTGGCAGATCCTCACGGCGGTGGACTACTGCCACCGGCACCACATTGTCCACCGCGACCTCAAAACCGAGAACCTGTTGCTGGACGCCAATATGAACATCAAGCTGGCTG attttGGGTTTGGAAACTTCTACAAAGCAGGAGAACCTCTGTCCACGTGGTGTGGCAGCCCGCCTTACGCTGCTCCTGAAGTGTTTGAGGGGAAAGAGTACGAGGGGCCTCAGCTGGACATTTGG AGCCTCGGCGTGGTGCTTTATGTCCTGGTGTGTGGCTCTCTTCCATTTGACGGACCGAGCCTTCCTGCTCTCAGGCAGCGAGTCACCGAAGGACGGTTCAGAATCCCCTTTTTCATGTCCCAAG ATTGTGAAAACCTGATCCGCAAGATGCTGGTGGTAGATCCGGCCAAGAGGATCTCTGTGGCCCAGATCAAGCAGCACCGCTGGATGCTGGCTGACCCTTCAGCTGCCCAGCAGACCCTCAGCCATTCCCTGACAGAGTACAACTCCAACCTGGGCGACTACAGCGAGCCTGTGCTGAGCATCATGAACACACTAGGCATCGATCGCCAGAGGACCATCGAG TCTCTGCAGAGCAGCAGCTATAATCACTTCTCTGCCATCTACTACCTGCTGCTGGAGAGAGTCCGAGAACACCGCACGCAGCAGCTCAGCCGTCAGTGTGGGAGCTGGAACCAGAGACCCAGGAGCACCTCTGACTCCAGCGGTCCAGAG GTGATCATGGAGTCCAGCGAGAGTTTTAAAACCACAGCGTTCTCAGTCCCGTCCAAAAACCCTCCTCCTGTGTACACGGAGGTGGAGTGTGACCAGGGAGGATTATTCCAG CGGGTGGTGTTCCCCGTGGAGGCCAGCCTGAACAGATTGCTCTGGACCCGATCGATTTCACCCAACAGTCTGCTGGAGACGAGCATCAGTGAAGAGGTGCGTCCCAGAGACCTGGAAGAGGAGGAGGCAACACAAACTCTCGGACCGCTGCTTCCTCCATCCACCTCCCGCAGACACACTCTGGCCGAGGTCTCCGCCCGGTTCCACCAGTGCAACCCTCCAT GTATTGTGGTTAGTCCCTCTGATGGAGCCTCCTCTGACAGCTGTCTGAAGTCCTCCTCCAGTACTGCTCCTTCTTTGCAAGCCGCTGTTGGGGAGATGTCAACCCTTCTGGCCTCTGGTGCTGCAGGTGGAGCTCTGCAGCATGCTGGAGTTCCTCTGGCTCTCTCCTCCCACCTCCTGCCTCCAGCACAGAGCAGCCTGCCAACTGCCAGCTTCCAGGAGGGTCGCAGAGCCTCCGACACCTCCCTCACACAAG GCCTGAAAGCTTTTCGCCAACAGCTGAGGAAAAACACACGCACCAAAGGGCTTCTGGGATTAAATAAGATCAAGGGTCTGACCAGGCCAGTTGTTCCTCCCCCTTCCTGTAACCGCGGCAGCCGAGGATCTCTCGGACCAGCCTTCTCCGAGCACCGCAGCATGCTGGAGGAGGTGCTGCACCAGCAAAG GATGCTACAGATTCAGCACCAACCACAGCCTCAGGTCCAAAGCACCCAGACATGCCCTACCCAGAATCCTCTGCTCTTCCTGGCACAACAACAGCCATCTTCTTCTTCACCTTCTTCTGTGTTTGCATCCTCCTCCATGTGTGATACCCCCGCTCCACCCGCCCTGCCTCCTCAGCAGCCCCCAACGGCTCTACGACACGGCCCCTGGCATCAAACTCTCGAGACCTCCTTCTCCGGCTGCTCCTTGTCCTCCTCCACCTGctactcctcctccctgtcccctGTAGCCTCCACTGCCTACCTGCTCGAGGCACGCCTGCACATCAgccaacagccccaccctcacccCTCTTACACCGGCTCCCAGCAGCAGCCTCATCCTGCAGCGCaggtccccctccccctcccgACCAAACTGTCCATGTGGAGCAGGGCTCCGGCCCCCGGCGCCGAACCCAACATGCAGGAGCTGGGCCTGgccggacagcagcagctcagcagcTGCGTGATGGTGAAGTAA